DNA sequence from the Pseudomonas tritici genome:
CCACCGGGGTGGCCGAAAGGTTGTCCGGCAGGATCAGGTCAATGCGCGAATTGTCGCCGGCATTCGCATCCTGGATCGCCAGGCGTGCCACTTCTTCGGCGCTGGACTGCAGCCCATCGTCGAATGACAGGCTGCCTTCCACGCGGGCCAGCAACAGCAACTGCTCCAGGGTGCGATGCAAACGGTCGGCGCCCGCCTCGGCATGGGCCAGGGACTGATCGCGGGCCGCGCCGTCGGTCATGCGCGCCACTTGCAGGTGGGTCTTGATCGCCGTCAAGGGGCTGCGCAGTTCGTGGGCGGCGTCGCCAGTGAGGCGGCGTTCGCGCTCGATGGTCTTGGCGATACGCTGCAACAGTTGATTCTGAGTGTCGAGCAGCGGTTTGAGTTCGCTGGGCAATGGGTGGATCTGCAGCGGTTCGAGAGAGTCGGCGCTGCGCCGCATCAAGGCGTCACGCATGCGGTTGAGCGGCAGCAGGCTCTGGCCGATGCCCAGCCACAACAAGCACAGGCAGCCGAGCATCGCCACACCCACCGGCACCGACGCGGCCAGCAGGATCGACAGGTTCAGCGCCTCGCGTTCCACTTGGCGGTCGGCGGTGGTGATCAACAGGTCGCCACGGGACAGGGTAAAACTGCGCCAGTTGACGCCATCGATCACCTGGTCACGAAAACCACTCTGGCGCGATTCCAGCCCTTCATCCGGCGTGGCGTGGCTACGCGCCAGTACTTCACCGCGCAAGGAGCTGACCTGGCACGCCATGCCCCCCGGAACATTCAGTTGTGCCCCATGGAAATGCGCGCCGCCGCCCACACTGGCGAGGCCCGGCATCTGCTCGGTCAGCCCCGCCACCATGCGCGCCGACGCCACCAGGCGTTGGTCGAGGGAGAACATCATCTGGTTGCGCAGGTCACTGAGCATCCAGGCCGCCGCCAGGGCCCAGATCAGCACAAAAGCGGCGCCCAGCTTGAACGTCAATCGCAGGCGCAGGCTTTTCACGACGCGTCCTCGCCCCCGTCGGCCGAGCCCAGGCGATAGCCGAGGCCGCGCACGGTCTCGACAATGCCATTGCCCAATTTTCGCCGCAGGTGGTGGATATGCACGTTGAGCGCGTTGCTTTCCAGCTCATCGTTGAAGCCGTAGACGCTGTCCTTGAGTTGCTCGCTGGAAAGCACACGGCCTTTGTTATGCAGCAGGGCTTGCAACAGCGCCTGTTCGCGGCGTGACAGGTCCACTGGCTGGCCGCCCAGGAAAGTTTCGCGGCTGCTCGGATCGTAGGCCAGGCGACCGTGCTCAATCAGGTTGACGCTGCGCCCCGCCATCCGCCGCAGCAGAGTTTGCAGGCGCGCGGCAAGTTCGCGCAGGTCGAAGGGCTTGAGCAGGTAGTCGTCGGCGCCGGCTTGGAGGCCGTCGACGCGGTTGGTCACCGAGTCCCGTGCGGTCAGGATCAGTACCGGGATTTCCAGGCCCTGGCTGCGTAGTTGTTGCAGCAGCTTGAGGCCATCTTCGTCCGGCAGGCCGAGGTCGAGCACCATGATGTCGAATGTCGCCGCCTTGAGCATGGCGCGCGCCGCGCCAGCCGAGGCCACGCGCTCGACGGTAAAACCCTGGGCGGTAAGGCCGGCCACGATGCCGCTGGCGATCAGTTCGTCGTCTTCACAGACCAGTACGTGCATGGTGAACCCTTCATGAAAGATGGGGGTGATTAGAAGTGCAGCGGATTAAGCGCAGATTATGCCGCTAAATGGTCCACACTCCCTCTAGAATAGCCTCGGTTAATCATCGGTTAATCAACGCCACACATTGTGTGCCTACTTGCATCGAACTAAGGCTTGACCATGCGGCATCTGTTTACCTTTCTGCTGGTGTTGTTCGCAGGGTTTGCCCAGGCCGCGCCTGGTAACCCGTTTGAGACCAAACCCGATTTCCTTCCGGTGGGCAAAGCCTTCACCTTTACCTCCGAACGTCTTGAAAGTGGCGAGACCCAGCTGTATTGGCAGATTGCCGACGGTTATTACCTGTACAAGCAGCGCATGAAGTTCGATGGCTTGGCTGAAAAGCCCACGCTGCCGCAAGGCGAGGCCCATAGCGATGAATTCTTCGGTGACCAAGAGGTGTATCGCCAAGGCCTGGAAGTGAAGATCCCGGCCGGCGCAACCGGCCAGATCAAGCTCGGCTGGCAGGGCTGTGCCGATGCGGGCCTGTGTTATCCGCCGCAGTCGATCACCGTGGACCTTGGCGGCAACCCGGCCGTCGCAGCGACCGCCGAAGCTCAGGACCAAAGCCTGGCCAGTGGCCTGCAACAACGCAGCCTGGGTTGGAGCCTGTTGCTGTTCTTCGGCCTAGGCCTGTTGCTGGCGTTTGCCCCCTGTTCGCTGCCGATGCTGCCGATCCTCGCCGGTCTGGTCGTCGGCAGTGGCGCCAGCCCACGTCGCGGTTTTGCCTTGGCCAGCAGCTATGTGGTGTGCATGGCGCTGGTGTATGCCGCACTGGGCGTGTTGGCCGCGCTGCTCGGCAGCAATCTAGCCGCGCTGCTGCAAACCCCGTGGATCCTCGGCAGCTTCGCCG
Encoded proteins:
- a CDS encoding ATP-binding protein — protein: MKSLRLRLTFKLGAAFVLIWALAAAWMLSDLRNQMMFSLDQRLVASARMVAGLTEQMPGLASVGGGAHFHGAQLNVPGGMACQVSSLRGEVLARSHATPDEGLESRQSGFRDQVIDGVNWRSFTLSRGDLLITTADRQVEREALNLSILLAASVPVGVAMLGCLCLLWLGIGQSLLPLNRMRDALMRRSADSLEPLQIHPLPSELKPLLDTQNQLLQRIAKTIERERRLTGDAAHELRSPLTAIKTHLQVARMTDGAARDQSLAHAEAGADRLHRTLEQLLLLARVEGSLSFDDGLQSSAEEVARLAIQDANAGDNSRIDLILPDNLSATPVEMPVGLAVAALRNLLDNALRHTPADTRVELSVFTDTDNVVFRVRDHGTQISADDLQYLTQRFWRNGSSEGCGLGLAIVQAIVQRCSCSLKFDSQPDGLRVDLGMPLRR
- a CDS encoding response regulator; the encoded protein is MHVLVCEDDELIASGIVAGLTAQGFTVERVASAGAARAMLKAATFDIMVLDLGLPDEDGLKLLQQLRSQGLEIPVLILTARDSVTNRVDGLQAGADDYLLKPFDLRELAARLQTLLRRMAGRSVNLIEHGRLAYDPSSRETFLGGQPVDLSRREQALLQALLHNKGRVLSSEQLKDSVYGFNDELESNALNVHIHHLRRKLGNGIVETVRGLGYRLGSADGGEDAS